The genomic interval CACCCTATTTATCCACACAATTTCTACCACCCATTGCACACATTCCAGAGATCCACCTGCTTTCACTtcctctctttttcttcttcttcttttctctctGCCATGTTCAACCCCGTCAGTAGAAAAACCCCACCCATGCTACCTCACATACCCTGCATTTTCTCTGCGGTTCATGTTCTACTCCTTTTTTCAGTAACCCAATTCAGCATCACCGCAGGAGCAACAAGATCCCTCCAACAAAATCACCTCCATTTCCATGTAGCAAACTCAACATGCGAGGGAACACTTTACCCGGACCTCTGCGTCTCAACCCTTACCTCTTTCCCAGATCTCACCTCAAAAACCGTCCCAGAAATGATACGTTCTGTCGTGAACCACACCATATACGAGGTCACATTGTCCTCCTCCAACTGCAGCAGTCTCCGAAAGAAGCTCCCGGGTCTCAACAAACTCGAAAAGCGAGCTCTCGACGACTGCCTCAACCTCTTCGACGAAACCGTGGAGGAGCTCAAAACCACCGTCAAGGATCTCTCCCAGAGCACAATAGGGTCGAAGCGCTACCACGACTCGCAGACTTTCTTAAGCGGCGCCATGACCAACCTCTACACGTGTCTGGATGGCTTTGCATACAGCAAAGGGAACGTGAGAGACAGGATTGAGGAGGGGGTGTTGGAGATTTCGCATCTCGTGAGCAACTCCTTGGCCATGCTGAAGAAAGTTCCCGAAAAGAAGAAACAGTCCAAGAACGAGGTTTTCCCCGAATATGGAAAGATGAAAGATGGGTTCCCCTCGTGGGTTTCCCCTAACGACCGGAAGTTGCTTCAAGCTGCTGTGAATGAAACGAAGTTTGACCTCGTTGTGGCCAAAGATGGCAGTGGCAACTTCACCACTATCGGTGCAGCAGTGGCTGCGGCTCCAAACTCCAGCGCCACTAGGCAAGTACACTACCACCTTATCATCACGTTATCACCTCACTTTCCAAaagtaaaaaatcataaaataaatagtttgtgcaaTATCAAAAAACATAACATGAGAGAATTGTTCTTGGTTTTGGCATTATATATTAAATGGTTTGACGTTTTACGAAGTGGTATTAAATTTGAAGTGTAGATTTGTGATACACATAAAAGCTGGGGCATACTTCGAGAACGTGGAGGTAATCAGGAAGAAGAGCAATCTAATGTGGGTGGGAGATGGAATTGGAAAGACTGTTGTGAAGGCTAGCAGGAACGTCGTGGATGGCTGGACCACTTTCCAATCTGCCACTGTCGGTGCGTTTCACTCAAACATTTCTTCCTCTTATAAACTTGTTTGGTATTCATTATTGAAGCCTTTAAATACAATAAACATGGAAACAACAGTTACaattaataatttatcttaattaatgTTCATTCAATTTGGAGAAAATAATGATAACAATATAGGAATAAATAGAGAGAGAAGTCAACATTAAAAATGTCCACACGACAAAAATATGATTGCTTCAATTATTAGAAGTAGTAGAAGGTAAAACAGACATTCGAACGCGTAATTTGGATTAGGCCAAGGCAGATCAATTTCCTGCCGCCACTTTAGGCTTTTCAGAATAAAGTGGGAAGCACTTAGACACGGATCTCTATCTTTAGATCCTCTATATAGTAACTTATATATCACAATCACGTGCCAGTGTCGGTTCTCTGTTCACAAAAATTACTATTATCGGAATCTGGGTTTGTCATACGACCATGTTAAAAGTTTTTAGTTCAACCACCTAGTTGAACACTGAAATAGATCAAAGTTCAATTTTCATCTATAATCGTAAATTCTCCCTATTAATTAGACAAGTGTAAAGACGTATAGAGATCATCGTCACCAATCAAATAATTGTAGTGTAGGTGACACGAAAGAACTGTTAATCGATATCTGCGTTTGAAAGACACTCTCGTCTcgttttattataaattttagaatatcaaatacattttttaatattagttttaaaatattaaacgtAATACAAAGTAGAATAAAGGAAATAAAAAGTTTACCGATTTGCTTATGTAAAACACATATCAATTGAGGCAAAGatctgaaataaaaaaatgtgtcaaGCCTAACAATTAATTAAATGGGAGATGATAGTTttacactatttttttattcttttatttaataataatttttattatttattattaaatacaaTATCTTATTATTAAAAGGTGTTGTAAAGTAAAAGTAAGAGAAAAAGTGGGTgttaaatgataattttttccAATTAAATCCATATATCAAAGCTGAGATTAACATATCAATTACTTCTTTTTCCTGCGATTAACTAACTAATATGTATCAAGCCTATTAATTAAGGGAAATTTGAAAGGATTAGTGCTGAAATTTGGTTTTGCAACACTAATACTTTATAACAATTATTTGTTGGCAGTTAATTacatatacattattttataagtAATGTTATTTTTCCATGATAATTAACTCGAGATCTAAGTTCTAAAGAAGAATTAGCATGTGAATAATTGGAAGGGactaaataacatttttattttaaattgaaaatggaTGGATTTACTTGATGGAGAGCACAAAAAGGAGCAATAGATATATTGCATAAAGAGTTTTGTCTTATATGTTATCTGATCACATACTGTAAAACCAAAATCTGGTGTCCTTCATGACGTTGACACCTTGGCTTTATATTTTATAACAGCTGCCGACAACTCTAACTATAAACACTTACCTTAgctttttacattattttttttttttatcattttgttcCACAAACACCAGGAAATTAGCGggttacactacaagaaaatcatgaaatagaaactaatttttagagactaaaataattagttacaatagaaactaaaatagagatcattttataaactaaaaaaaaattggtttctaagttagtttctattattgttaaatagtttctaaattggtatctaattagcaactaagattttagataccaattagtTAGTTTCTAAATGTAGTCTCTAAAatcttgattgctaattagataccaatttagaatttatttaacaataatagaaaataatagaaactaatttagaaatcaatttttttttagtttctaaaatggtctctaatttagttactattgcaactaattattttggtttctaaaaattggtttctatttcatgatatTTTTGTAATGTTAGTATAATGTTAGTATAGTTCGATTTTgtattaaaaactatatataattaaacataTGAATCTATCAATATTTACaacttttcaatttattttaaccGATAagaagaaattattaaataattcagGATCTCGACTTATCTATGATTCCTACTAATCTCCACGTCATACATATTCAGATCTTTTAGATCCccataaaagaaataaaactaaCAATACTTAAAATAACGTATTCATTTATATTCAGTAAGTGCTAAACTACACACGAGATCAAAATATAGGGCACTAACAATATTTAATTAGAAGTCATACAAATACATGTTTATTATATGAGGGTTAGATTATACACTAGGATCAAAACATGGAACTTTTTACTATggagattttttatttattaaaattggatattttttataataaaaattacaatttttttcaaaataaaatcttatcatattttaaaaactaatttccCGAATGGTATAATAAGACTAACAAACACTCAGTAAGATATAGACTCAAAATGATTCTAATACCATAATACAAaatgaactttaaatttaatttaatttcataaaaccAACTCGTGAAATGATGTTTGCTCCAGTTATATGAATTGTCTTCATTTCTATTTCTAGTCAACTAAGATCTCCAACATAAACATAAGATAGTAGTATTCCATGGTGGTAAAAAAACCCCAAAACATAATGAGTGAAACTAATTATTGTGTATGTATTTGATATGTTTGTGGTTTTCAGCTGTGGTCGGAGACGGATTCATAGCAAAGGGTATAACCTTTGAGAACTCAGCTGGGCCGAGCAAACACCAAGCTGTGGCTCTAAGAAGCGGTGCTGACTTATCAGCCTTCTACCAGTGCAGCTTTGTTGCCTACCAAGACACGCTCTATGTCCACTCTCTGCGTCAATTCTACCGCGAATGCGACGTTTATGGAACCGTCGACTTCATCTTTGGTAATGCAGCAGCGGTGCTCCAGAACTGCAACTTGTACGCACGCAAACCCAATCCAAACCAGAAGAACCTGTTCACCGCACAAGGCAGAGAAGACCCTAACCAAAACACGGGCATTTCCATCATCAACTGCAAGGTTGCAGCAGCTGCGGATTTGATCCCTGTCAAATCTGAGTTCAAGAATTACTTGGGTCGTCCCTGGAAGAAGTATTCCAGGACTGTTTATCTGAATTCTTTGATGGAGGATCTCATAGACCCTGCAGGGTGGTTGGAATGGGATGGCAACTTTGCATTGGATACTTTGTATTATGGAGAGTACAACAATAGAGGTCCCGGTGCAAATACAAGTCGCAGAGTTACGTGGCCTGGTTACAGGGTCATCACCAACTCCACTGAGGCAAGCCAGTTCACTGTTGCAAATTTCATTCAAGGCAATGAATGGTTGACCTCTCTTGGCATTCCATTCTTCTCTGGTTTGAGTTGAATGCCTGCATGCTCTTATTCAATAAAGGAtatgttttttctctttcttctttctgCTGCCAATAAAGTCAAAAGAAGTAAGTGTTCTGTTTATCGTAGATTATGTACTTTCTTCTGCATAATTTATGGGATATATGAGAATATCAGAGTTTCAAACATAATTATGCAGGCCTGGTGCTACAAATTTGGAAAGAATTGATATTTTTTGAAACAGGATATGAACAATGGTTAACTAAATGGTTCCATCAGAACTAAACTCAAATCAAGTATTCGTAGATTAGATGACATTAAACAACAAGTGTTTGACTAAAGCTTATTTCTGTTTAGTGAATGagagaaaatttataaataaataaataaacgaAATAGGTTAGTTATGCGATATTTCTTCGTTATTTATTTGTCTTGAATTTAAAGTTTCAACTGAATTATTAGTGTAAGGTCATCATCTGGGCTCAACTATAGGTAACGTTCTTAATGTCAATATATAGGgttaatgaaaaaaaacatcatttattattcatttaaagaaaagaacgttaattactaaattaaatgcataatagagattaattttgaaatgaaactagaaataaaactaaatataaaagaaaagagTGGACACTCGTTATGAAAAATACAGGGAAATAGAACATTTCAGCTTGAGACTAGGTTTTTCAACTCAACTAAATACTCTAGTTAGGATACATACCTTTTGACTAAAACaattagattttttaaattaattataaaatatatgttcCCCAAAAATATTATTCAGCTTCAATATTGTGAAATAATTAAGTTGACCCGATTGAAACATTTCATATAACAAAGGTCCTGAAACAAAGAAAATTATTGGGCTAAAATCCTCTATCAGCTTTGAGATGGCAAACCCAGCCCAGACTTTAAAGTCCAAATTGCCATTCGGAGGCAAATGAAAACAGTAAGTGGTTCATTTAATATTGTCCAGAAACTAATTAGACATCACGGGATATGAGTGGTGCAGAGTTATTAGGAAATGGTGTTGGTCACATTATTTATagttattatttgaaaatataatagTGTTTTTGTGTTACCCTTGCTTGAAGCACGTGGAATGCAACGAAATTGTGTTAGTTGCACTTATGGTATTCATGGAATATTTGTGTGTTGTAATAGGTCTTTCTTTTGTGGTTAttttgtgtcttcttctttttcctaTCTTCATTCTTGAGATTCATAATTTGATGACTTACGCTTAAACCAATTTGTTTAGGgatgaaaaacaaaacaatcaATATTCCAAATAAGATATTTGGATCTTCTTTCTCTCCAAGGGTTTCTTGAGCATTCTTTTTACATATAAGAAATTGTTTGTCCCCTAGATTGATCACTCTCACACCTTTTGCTCGAGGTTGCAATCAAATCAATTATGACTTCTGAGATTGTTCTCGAACAAAATATACTTGGATATTAATTTTACATAGTGAATGACCCATTATGCTCTTGGAAAAATCTAAAGTtaactatatataaatttttaatctcATCTATCTGATAAAGAAAtgattttgttatatatatgactagtgaaaaacatttttggttatattatttatttcgtTCAATTTCAACTCTCTgccataattttttaaaatgcaacaaTGTGGTATTAAAATAAACGTTGGTAGTTTTATAAATTCACTATGTGTATTGATTATAAATTACATCATGTAtagtattgttttttttttaattattttactattaaTTGGAGGAaaagtataatatatatatatataatataccgCTTTTAAGcttcaacaaaatataatagaaGGAAGAGTATAGAGAAAATCAAATGTTATATTTTGTTGAAGCTTAAAAGCggtctattatatatatatatatatatatatatatatatatatatatatatatatatatatatatatatattataagtatttcaatatttaagggttaaatatgttttttattttatttttttttcttttatgttttcatattaaattaattttcatttttagtcctactttaaattttaaataagaaaattattgcaattgatctttgtattatttttatacgataaacaaaatttcaagatcaaaattataaaggaaaaaaaatgataataacctatttcaataatttctttaaaaaaatataagatttgAACCGGAGACAAATCAATTtcacaatataaaaaatatatttaattcaatATTTAACGAGATTTTTTGAAGCAAAATAGATGAAAAAGAGATTTGATATATGATTCTGTACGCAGTAATACCAGCAGGAGTTGCATAAGTTGTAGTATTCATGCATGCATGACTGAAATTGTAGGAACGATACAAAACATATAATGTAGAATGAGGTTGGTAACAATTGGTATTATATGTGTGAGGGATCATACTTATCCCTATATATAAGTTCCATATCGATTATGTATGGGTCTTTATGAAAATGCTTCCTTCGCGTTTTGGTGAACTTCAAGGGATACTTCTTCTCCATGCTTCTGTTCATCACCTTTCTCCGACAGTTTTTCCAGTTCGAGCACCGTGCACTTGTTTTTATTCTATTTCTTCACTCACAAAAATACCAATTTAACAAAAATCAATGCCTTTCTTTCCCTGCTCTGAAGAACAATGGACAAgacaaacaaaaattaagtggtaaatcaaatataaaataaactatacGCAATttgattcattttgattttttcatttttaaaaactgtgttaaaaataataaatattttagaaaaaatattccTTTTCAATCGTGCTAAacatgtttttaatttataaaacctaaaagattAAAATAGTATTATAAAGAACATTAGTTTTTATAACATATTTGTTtgtatcataaaaaaaataaggtaaaaatatttttcacagaATATCTCGCAAGGAAAAAAGgggtaactattttttttaaaataaatgttaattaaaaattccaaatatatataatagCTTTTGACAAAATACACCCTATAGCAAATCTGATGAATAGTTTCAAGTGTATTCTCTTTGGCTTCAATTGCATACATTTCTCTAAAATTTTATCATCCAATAACAAAATAATGGAACCAACCACTCTGAGTATGTTTCATCATTGATGTGTATGCATGACTTGACTCTCTGATTATCACTACAAA from Phaseolus vulgaris cultivar G19833 chromosome 1, P. vulgaris v2.0, whole genome shotgun sequence carries:
- the LOC137814762 gene encoding pectinesterase-like translates to MRSERSPTNTLMATTTHPIYPHNFYHPLHTFQRSTCFHFLSFSSSSFLSAMFNPVSRKTPPMLPHIPCIFSAVHVLLLFSVTQFSITAGATRSLQQNHLHFHVANSTCEGTLYPDLCVSTLTSFPDLTSKTVPEMIRSVVNHTIYEVTLSSSNCSSLRKKLPGLNKLEKRALDDCLNLFDETVEELKTTVKDLSQSTIGSKRYHDSQTFLSGAMTNLYTCLDGFAYSKGNVRDRIEEGVLEISHLVSNSLAMLKKVPEKKKQSKNEVFPEYGKMKDGFPSWVSPNDRKLLQAAVNETKFDLVVAKDGSGNFTTIGAAVAAAPNSSATRFVIHIKAGAYFENVEVIRKKSNLMWVGDGIGKTVVKASRNVVDGWTTFQSATVAVVGDGFIAKGITFENSAGPSKHQAVALRSGADLSAFYQCSFVAYQDTLYVHSLRQFYRECDVYGTVDFIFGNAAAVLQNCNLYARKPNPNQKNLFTAQGREDPNQNTGISIINCKVAAAADLIPVKSEFKNYLGRPWKKYSRTVYLNSLMEDLIDPAGWLEWDGNFALDTLYYGEYNNRGPGANTSRRVTWPGYRVITNSTEASQFTVANFIQGNEWLTSLGIPFFSGLS